The DNA segment CCGGCATGGGAGGGCGGCGATTTGGCCATGACTGGCGTTTTGCTAGGATATATGAGCCTGCCGACCTGAGCGCGCTTGCCCAATTGGCGCTGGTCCGCTTAGTGATTGGTGTCAGACGGTTTACGCGGTGCGGGGGTGACCCAGTCTGCCAGTGCAGGTTCTTGCGCATGTGCGCTGGCCAGCGCGTCGAAAAAGCCCGAAAGTTCAGAATCTGCGGTCGGCGATGCTGCGGCTTTGGGGGGCGCGCGCAGGGGCAGGGCTTCGGCATGGGCGAGAAAGCTCAGATGGTGCTGCGCCACCAGTGCCGAATAGACCAGCGCCAAGGCCCCCGCGCGGTGCAGATCCGCCAGTGCAACGCGCCCCAGATCGGCCAAAGCACCGGCGTCCACCTGCATCAGCGCGGTGCTGGGAACCTCCATACCTTCGGGCGGTGCAAACGGGGTCAGCAAGCCCGCGCGGGTGATGGCCGCCATAGCGCTGCGCGTTTGCGCTTCAGCATGGACACGGTTGCGAAAGAAATCGACCACATGCGCCAGTTCAGGGCTAAGCGCCCCATCCGGCGTGAAGAACGCCACATCCTGCGGGTCATCGGTGACAAGGCCGCTGTCTTCATCCACCATAAACGCAAACTGCTCGCCTTGGGTGGCACGGGCATGGAACGGATGCACCCGCAGGATCGAGGGCACATAAGACCCGCGCCAAACACCATTCTGCGCCACCAGCGCTGTCTGCTTGCCCAGCCGGGTCAGCGCAACCGGCAAGGGGCCGGTGGCGCTGGCGGTGAACAGAAGCGGCAGGCAGGCGGCAATCTGTTCATGCTCGCCCAGCACAATGGGCACGACGGGATGCGCCTGCACGAAGGCATAAGTAGAAAACCGCCGCCAGCGCCGGGTGCCGTGGCGCTCGGGGCTGACGGGGATCAGGTTCGGCCCGGCGCTCATCGCGCCGAGCCGGGTGATATGAAACGCACGGCTATCAAGTGTTATACTGCTCGAAGCCAATGATATTGGCGGACGAGAAGCCGGACAGATCGCCG comes from the Roseinatronobacter monicus genome and includes:
- a CDS encoding SapC family protein, whose amino-acid sequence is MSAGPNLIPVSPERHGTRRWRRFSTYAFVQAHPVVPIVLGEHEQIAACLPLLFTASATGPLPVALTRLGKQTALVAQNGVWRGSYVPSILRVHPFHARATQGEQFAFMVDEDSGLVTDDPQDVAFFTPDGALSPELAHVVDFFRNRVHAEAQTRSAMAAITRAGLLTPFAPPEGMEVPSTALMQVDAGALADLGRVALADLHRAGALALVYSALVAQHHLSFLAHAEALPLRAPPKAAASPTADSELSGFFDALASAHAQEPALADWVTPAPRKPSDTNH